The Castor canadensis chromosome 13, mCasCan1.hap1v2, whole genome shotgun sequence genome has a window encoding:
- the Qrfp gene encoding orexigenic neuropeptide QRFP yields the protein MCQSLTPSSSSCGQMRGPCSLPYLLLLPLGACFPLLDGRRPTDAMGGIGAGMSWTHMAEGHRPLFGWSLSQWPRAPKPQVAKELQASRREHTGSRLGRQDGTEATSFLPTDGKKTSGSLGNLAEELSGYSRKKGGFSFRFGRR from the coding sequence ATGTGCCAGTCTCtaactccttcctcttcttcctgtggTCAGATGAGGGGCCCTTGCTCCCTGccctacctcctcctcctgccgCTGGGTGCCTGCTTTCCTCTGCTGGATGGAAGGAGGCCCACAGACGCCATGGGAGGCATTGGAGCCGGGATGAGTTGGACCCACATGGCCGAGGGGCACAGACCCCTCTTTGGGTGGAGCCTCTCCCAGTGGCCGAGAGCACCGAAGCCACAGGTGGCCAAGGAGCTACAGGCCTCACGCAGAGAGCACACTGGCTCCCGCCTCGGGAGGCAGGACGGCACGGAGGCCACCAGCTTCCTGCCCACAGATGGCAAGAAGACCAGCGGGTCCTTAGGGAACCTTGCTGAGGAGCTCAGCGGCTACAGCAGGAAGAAAGGTGGCTTCAGTTTCCGCTTCGGCCGGCGGTGA